CCCCAAGGAATTAACAAATCTACTGTTAAGTTGGTGACTTAAATAACACTGCAACTTAATAGTAGAAATTCTATAACTTGCTTTTATTTATTTTTATTTCTAAAATTATCTCTGATCTCGATTGCTTCATTATAAAACTGCCTTGCCGGTATTCCCTTTGCTTCAATTTGCTCAATTCTTTTATCAATCATTGGTGTGACAATTTCAATAAATTGTTGCGTATCTTCTTCGGTCCATTCATATATTTCAATATTATTGTTTTTTAAGAAGTTCAAAGCATTACTTTGGAGATCATCATACATTTTTGCGTCTTTCAAGGCAGTTTTCATTCCAATACAGCTTTCAATTAATTCTTGATCTTCAGGAGAAAGCTTATTCCATGTATTCATGCTAAAAGCAACCATTCCTGTAGAGGTAAATAGACTCATATTATTAACTGCATATTTAATTACTTCATGATGACTGTAGGTTTCAATTGCTGTATGGTCAGTACACTCACCATCTATTATTCCTCTTTCCAATGCATCATAAACCTCACTCATAGGGATGTTGGTACCTACACCACCAAGTGAATTAATAAGTTCTTCCGCAAAAGTAGTTGAAACTCTAAGATTCTTTCCTTTAAAATCCTCGATTCCGTGGATAGGCTGCTTAGCCGTATATACACTTCCTGGAGGAGTTCCACCCAAGCTGATTATTTTGTAATTGTTATATTCCTCCTGAAAAGCTTCATTTGTTTCCAGCAATGTCATCATAGTATGCGCGAGTTCAGTGACATTTCTCCACATTCCTGAAAATTCAAAAAGTGACGTTAACAGAAATCTACCCGGATAGTAACCCTGTTGAGTCCAACCCCCATCCACTGCTCCTGATGCCATATCGTCTGCCATCATTGCCCCAGTAGATAATGAGCCACCTGGGTGAATGTTAATTATAATACGCCCGTTAGATTTTTCTTTAATTTCTTCAAAGAGTGGTTCTAATATTTGAATTTGTTTATGGTGACTAGAAGGATAAGGATGGGCAAAGCTAAGAACAACAGTC
The Atribacterota bacterium genome window above contains:
- a CDS encoding TRAP transporter substrate-binding protein, which translates into the protein MDKNKFFIIMIILIIFLNVSLLVCAEQEKKTVVLSFAHPYPSSHHKQIQILEPLFEEIKEKSNGRIIINIHPGGSLSTGAMMADDMASGAVDGGWTQQGYYPGRFLLTSLFEFSGMWRNVTELAHTMMTLLETNEAFQEEYNNYKIISLGGTPPGSVYTAKQPIHGIEDFKGKNLRVSTTFAEELINSLGGVGTNIPMSEVYDALERGIIDGECTDHTAIETYSHHEVIKYAVNNMSLFTSTGMVAFSMNTWNKLSPEDQELIESCIGMKTALKDAKMYDDLQSNALNFLKNNNIEIYEWTEEDTQQFIEIVTPMIDKRIEQIEAKGIPARQFYNEAIEIRDNFRNKNK